From the genome of Zonotrichia leucophrys gambelii isolate GWCS_2022_RI chromosome 24, RI_Zleu_2.0, whole genome shotgun sequence, one region includes:
- the LOC135457467 gene encoding nectin-1-like, with amino-acid sequence MASRPQTSCRASWWTIGVCILAAALLPGLQAQSVLVNDSVSGFIGTDVVLHCSFTNPLPIVKITQVTWQKATNGTKQNVAIYNPAMGVSILSPYKERVTFRNPSFKDGTIQLSRLELDDEGVYICEFATFPTGNREGQLNLTVLAKPTNWMEGTKRPLIAKSGRTEKILVATCTSSNGKPPSTVTWDTKLKGEAEFQEIRNSNGTITVISRYRLVPSREAHRQQLMCVVNYQLERFTDSITLNVQYEPEVTIEGFDGNWFLNRKDVKLICKSDANPPAHTYEWKLPNGTLPGSVEIQNNTIYFKGPVSYSVAGTYVCEATNAIGTRSGLVEVNVTEFPYTPSPIDDHKSMVQPNIPTPVIGGIVGGVSLVLLVAVVLFVVLRRRRHTFKGDYSTKKHVYGNGYSKAGIPQHHPPMAQNLQYPDDSDDEKKPGPLGGSTYEDEDEDAGGERKLGGPKAYEEDAKRPYFTVDEGEAHPEPYDERTLGFQYDPEQLDLADNMVSQTDGSFISKKEWYV; translated from the exons GGCTGCAAGCTCAGAGCGTCTTGGTCAATGACTCCGTCTCGGGGTTCATCGGCACGGACGTggtgctgcactgcagcttcACCAACCCGCTGCCCATCGTGAAGATCACGCAGGTGACGTGGCAGAAGGCCACCAACGGCACCAAGCAGAATGTGGCCATCTACAACCCCGCCATGGGCGTGTCCATCCTGTCCCCCTACAAGGAGAGGGTGACTTTCCGCAACCCTTCCTTCAAGGATGGCACCATCCAGCTGTCCCGGCTGGAGCTGGACGATGAGGGCGTTTACATCTGTGAGTTTGCCACCTTCCCCACCGGCAACCGGGAAGGGCAGCTGAACCTCACCGTGCTGG CCAAGCCCACCAACTGGATGGAGGGCACCAAGAGGCCTCTAATCGCCAAGTCTGGCAGGACAGAGAAGATCTTGGTGGCCACCTGCACCTCCTCCAACGGGAAACCCCCCAGCACCGTCACCTGGGACACGAAGCTGAAGGGGGAGGCGGAGTTCCAGGAGATCCGGAACAGCAACGGCACCATCACGGTGATCAGCCGGTACCGGCTGGTGCCGAGCCGCGAGGCGCACCGCCAGCAGCTCATGTGCGTGGTCAACTACCAGCTGGAGAGGTTCACCGACAGCATCACCCTCAACGTGCAGT ATGAGCCAGAAGTCACCATCGAGGGCTTTGATGGCAACTGGTTCCTGAACCGCAAGGATGTGAAGCTGATCTGCAAGTCTGATGCCAACCCCCCAGCTCACACCTACGAGTGGAAGCT GCCAAACGGGACCCTGCCAGGGAGTGTGGAAATCCAGAACAACACCATCTACTTCAAAGGGCCCGTGTCCTACAGCGTGGCTGGCACCTACGTCTGCGAGGCCACCAACGCCATCGGGACACGCTCGGGCCTGGTGGAGGTCAATGTCACAG AATTTCCCTACACCCCGTCTCCAATCGATGATCACAAATCCATGGTGCAGCCGAACATCCCCACACCGGTGATTGGGGGCATAGTGGGAGGCGTCTCGCTGGTCCTGCTGGTGGCCGTGGTGCTCTTTGTGGTACTCCGGCGCCGGCGTCACACCTTCAAGGGTGACTACAGCACAAAGAAGCACGTGTACGGCAATGGCTACAGCAAGGCTGGCATCCCACAGCACCACCCCCCCATGGCCCAGAACCTGCAGTACCCCGACGACTCGGACGACGAGAAGAAGCCGGGCCCCTTGGGCGGCAGCACCTACGAGGACGAGGATGAGGATGCCGGAGGAGAGCGCAAGCTGGGCGGCCCCAAAGCCTACGAGGAGGATGCCAAGAGGCCTTACTTCACCGTGGACGAGGGCGAGGCCCACCCCGAACCTTACGACGAGAGGACACTCGGCTTCCAGTACGACCCCGAGCAGCTCGACCTGGCCGACAACATGGTGTCGCAGACCGACGGctcttttatttccaaaaagGAGTGGTACGTGTAG